A stretch of Saccharothrix texasensis DNA encodes these proteins:
- a CDS encoding DedA family protein: MVAVTVALTSTVALGPDWLDPAILLKGLGPYMLVGLCFIIFAECGLLVGFFLPGDSLLFTAGLFVASGVLEYPLWLVCLLLTVCALAGNVVGYWIGHRAGPALFAKPESKIFKKEYVDKTHEFFDKYGARAIVMARFVPIVRTFITAMAGVGRMDPRKYFTYSLIGGVAWAAGLTVLGYFLGQIQFVRDNLEMMLILIVLLSVVPIIIEIVKARREKKSLLAQEAADITQVIERVDETQRIRPVD, encoded by the coding sequence GTGGTCGCCGTGACTGTCGCGCTCACCTCCACGGTTGCCCTCGGTCCGGACTGGCTCGACCCGGCGATCCTGCTCAAGGGGCTCGGGCCGTACATGCTGGTCGGCCTGTGCTTCATCATCTTCGCGGAGTGCGGCCTGCTGGTGGGCTTCTTCCTGCCGGGTGACTCGCTGCTGTTCACCGCGGGCCTGTTCGTGGCCTCGGGGGTGCTGGAGTACCCGCTGTGGCTGGTGTGCCTGCTCCTGACGGTGTGCGCGCTGGCGGGGAACGTGGTCGGCTACTGGATCGGCCACCGGGCGGGACCGGCGCTGTTCGCCAAGCCGGAGTCGAAGATCTTCAAGAAGGAGTACGTCGACAAGACGCACGAGTTCTTCGACAAGTACGGCGCCCGCGCGATCGTGATGGCCCGGTTCGTGCCGATCGTGCGCACGTTCATCACCGCCATGGCGGGCGTCGGCCGGATGGACCCGCGCAAGTACTTCACGTACTCCCTGATCGGCGGCGTCGCGTGGGCCGCGGGCCTGACGGTGCTCGGCTACTTCCTCGGCCAGATCCAGTTCGTGCGCGACAACCTCGAGATGATGCTGATCCTGATCGTGCTGCTCTCCGTGGTGCCGATCATCATCGAGATCGTGAAGGCGCGCCGCGAGAAGAAGTCCCTGCTCGCGCAGGAGGCGGCCGACATCACGCAGGTCATCGAGCGGGTGGACGAGACGCAGCGCATCCGGCCCGTCGACTGA
- the nagA gene encoding N-acetylglucosamine-6-phosphate deacetylase: MSTWGGPVDVTLTGGRVVTPDGVLDQGWVAVRDGLIAAVGEGAPPDGPTTDVGGGWLVPGFVDIHCHGGGGEAFTSADPARVVKAANAHRRHGTTTLLASLVSRPVPELADQVRALAELVRDNVVAGIHLEGPFLSAARCGAHDPAILRPPDRASIDELLGAGGGAVRMITVAPELEHGVDAVRHLVANDVLAAIGHTDATEAQIRPAVEAGASVATHLFNGMRPLHHREPGPIGALLDDERVTVELICDLVHLHPTAVRLAARHAGVRRTVLVTDAIAAAGVGDGVYDVGGLEVRVVDGVPTLAGGASLAGSTLTMDAAFRNAVQSCGLTVEEAVHATSTRPARLLGLQGRTGELRAGLAADVVVLDAELKPREVMSRGAWVKD; the protein is encoded by the coding sequence ATGAGCACGTGGGGTGGACCCGTGGACGTGACCCTGACCGGTGGTCGGGTCGTCACGCCCGACGGGGTGCTCGACCAGGGGTGGGTGGCGGTGCGGGACGGCCTGATCGCGGCCGTCGGCGAGGGGGCGCCACCGGACGGCCCGACGACGGACGTGGGCGGCGGCTGGCTGGTGCCGGGCTTCGTCGACATCCACTGCCACGGCGGCGGCGGTGAGGCGTTCACCAGCGCCGACCCGGCCCGGGTGGTCAAGGCGGCGAACGCGCACCGCAGGCACGGCACCACCACGCTGCTGGCGAGCCTGGTGTCCAGGCCGGTGCCGGAGCTGGCCGACCAGGTCAGGGCGCTGGCCGAGCTGGTGCGGGACAACGTGGTCGCGGGCATCCACCTGGAGGGCCCGTTCCTGTCCGCGGCGCGCTGCGGCGCGCACGACCCGGCGATCCTCCGCCCGCCGGACCGCGCCTCGATCGACGAGCTGCTCGGCGCGGGCGGCGGCGCGGTCCGCATGATCACCGTCGCGCCCGAGCTGGAGCACGGCGTGGACGCGGTGCGCCACCTCGTCGCCAACGACGTCCTGGCCGCGATCGGCCACACCGACGCCACCGAGGCGCAGATCCGGCCGGCCGTCGAGGCGGGCGCGTCGGTCGCCACCCACCTGTTCAACGGGATGCGGCCGCTGCACCACCGCGAGCCGGGTCCGATCGGCGCGCTGCTGGACGACGAGCGCGTCACCGTCGAGCTGATCTGCGACCTGGTGCACCTGCACCCGACGGCGGTGCGGCTGGCCGCGCGGCACGCGGGCGTGCGGCGGACCGTGCTGGTGACCGACGCCATCGCGGCGGCGGGCGTGGGTGACGGCGTCTACGACGTGGGCGGCCTGGAGGTGCGGGTGGTGGACGGCGTGCCGACGCTGGCCGGTGGCGCGTCCCTCGCGGGCAGCACGCTGACCATGGACGCCGCGTTCCGCAACGCGGTGCAGTCGTGCGGCCTGACCGTCGAGGAGGCCGTGCACGCCACCTCGACGCGTCCCGCCCGGCTGCTGGGGTTGCAGGGCCGCACGGGTGAACTCCGGGCCGGGCTCGCCGCCGACGTCGTGGTGCTCGACGCCGAGCTGAAGCCGCGCGAGGTGATGAGCCGGGGCGCGTGGGTGAAAGACTGA